The window ATAAAGCCCTGTACGGAAGCCGTTATCGGATCGTCGCGAACCGGCGGTGACCTGTCCGGTTACGAACGGTTGCCGTCGAGCAAAGCCGCGGCGGTGAACAGCTCCACGCCAACAGTGATCGCCTCCTCGTCCGCATCGAAGTCTCCACGGTGCAGGTCAAGGCGCCGGGTGTCTCCGGGCGTACGCACTCCGAGCCGCGCCATGGCCCCCGGAACGTGCTCCAGATACCAGGAGAAGTCCTCCCCGCCGAGGCTCTGCTCGGTGTCCTCGATCGCATACGATCCGCGGCGCCCGGCCATGGCGGCGGCCAGCAGCTCGGTCGTCCCCGAGTCGTTCACGACCGGCGGAACCCCCCGGACGTAGTTGATCACAGACTTGGCCCGATGCATTCCGGCCACCTCGTCGATGGCGGCATGGACCAGATCCGGCGCCTCCCGCCACGCCGCCAGGTCCAGGCAGCGGACCGTCCCGGACAGTTCGGCGTGCTGCGGGATCACGTTGCACGTGTGCCCGGCCACCAGCCGCCCCCAGGTGACCGCGAGCCCCCAGCGGGCGTCGACCCGGCGGGCGAGCAGGGCGGGCACCTCGGTGGCCACCTTCGCGGCGGCGGTGACCAGGTCGGTGGTCAGATGCGGACGGGCGGTGTGGCCGCCGGGTCCGTCCAGGGTGACCTCGAGCCGGTCGCAGGCCGAGGTGATCGGCCCGGCCCGCAGCCCGATCCTCCCCACATCGACCCTCGGGTCGCAGTGCACCCCGATGATCCGCCCGACGCCTTCCAGCACCCCGGCCTCGATCGCATCGGCCGCCCCGCCGGGCAGCACCTCCTCGGCCGGCTGGAAGATCAGCCGAACGGGGTGCGGCAGCAGCCCCTGCCGGTCGAGCTCGGCGAGGACGAGCCCGGCGCCGAGCACGATGGTGGTGTGGATGTCGTGCCCACAGGCATGCGCCCGGTCGGGGACGGTGGACCGGTAGGGGACGCCGGTCTTGGTGTCCGGGATGGGCAGGGCGTCGATGTCCGCGCGCAGGGCGAGCATGGGCCGCGGGTCGCCCGCCTGCCGGTCATCGCCCTCGTCCGAGCTGCGCGCCCCTGCCGATGTGCCCACGTCGCAGATCAGCCCGGTCCCGGTGGAGAGCACCCGGGGTTCGAGCCCGGCCTTCTCCAGCCGGGCCTTGATGGCCGCGGTGGTACGGAACTCCTGGTTGCCGAGCTCGGGGTGCATGTGCA is drawn from Streptomyces sp. NBC_01717 and contains these coding sequences:
- a CDS encoding amidohydrolase, translated to MSRESDPEPPEDAALPGTLPEPLRAELIAFRRDLHMHPELGNQEFRTTAAIKARLEKAGLEPRVLSTGTGLICDVGTSAGARSSDEGDDRQAGDPRPMLALRADIDALPIPDTKTGVPYRSTVPDRAHACGHDIHTTIVLGAGLVLAELDRQGLLPHPVRLIFQPAEEVLPGGAADAIEAGVLEGVGRIIGVHCDPRVDVGRIGLRAGPITSACDRLEVTLDGPGGHTARPHLTTDLVTAAAKVATEVPALLARRVDARWGLAVTWGRLVAGHTCNVIPQHAELSGTVRCLDLAAWREAPDLVHAAIDEVAGMHRAKSVINYVRGVPPVVNDSGTTELLAAAMAGRRGSYAIEDTEQSLGGEDFSWYLEHVPGAMARLGVRTPGDTRRLDLHRGDFDADEEAITVGVELFTAAALLDGNRS